AATCTTTGAAGGATCTCGTTGAGAATACGGAACGCAATGCGATTAAGAAAGCGCTAGATCAGCATCATGGTAATAAAATCGCAGCAGCCAAAGCTTTAGGGATTGGGAAATCAAGTCTGTATGAGAAACTAAACAAATATAAATTGATTTAAATTCATTCCAGATTTCCGGAAAACCGTCCGGGATTCTGGAATTTTTAATGATGACAAGCAATACATCAAGAAAACCATACACGTATTCCGACTTTTCGGAAAAATAAAAAGTTTTGATTATTGTAACAACCCATACGTTCAATAAATAGAAGTTGGCATGATACTTGCATTTATTAATTGTTGGAAAATCAATTTTTTGAAAGCGATTCCAAGTGAATGGGGTTAAGAGAAGGAGGAGCATATATGTTAAGTATGATTGGGTTAATTGGTGGACTCATATTATTGATCGTCTTAACGATGAGAGGCATGAACCTGTTAATCGTTGGACCATTATGTGCGTTGTTCGTTGCTGTATTAAGTGGTATTCCGCTTTTTCCACAGCTAGCTGGAGAAGGTGAAGCCAATTTAGTTGGGAACTACATGTCTGGATTTTCAAGCTTCGTAGCAGCATGGTTCCTTATGTTCTTATTAGGGGCTATCTTCGGAAAAGTAATGGAGGATAGCGGAGCTGCAGACAGTGTTTCAAAATGGGTTGTCGAAAAGCTCGGCATGAAACAAGCTGTACTAGCAATTGTTCTTGCATGTGCATTTTTAACGTATGGTGGGGTGAGCTTGTTCGTCGTAGCCTTTTCCGTTTACCCTATGGCGCTCAGCTTATTTAAGCAAGCGAATTTACCTCGTCGGTTTATCCCTGCTACATTGGCATTCGGTTCTGTTACTTTTACGATGACATCAGCAGGTTCACCGGAAATTCAAAACTGGATTCCTATTGAATATTTAGGAACGAGTCCATATGCAGGATGGGAAGTCAGCTTAATCGTTGCGCTCTTTATGGCCGGATTTGGCTATTGGTGGTTACGTAAAATGATTTCTAAAGCGGTTGCCAAAGGTGAGATATTCGAAGCACGGGAAGATGATCCGGAAGTTGCTGAAAAGGAGCTACCTCATCCAGTGGCAGGTATGATTCCGTTGCTCGTTGTTTTAGCCATTTCATTTATTTTCCACGATTCACTTGAACAGTCCGCATTAATCGTTGCGTTGACTGGAGGAATCATTGCAACCTACATTTTAAACAAAAAATATTTTACGGATTTCTGGGAAGCAATGTCTGGCGGAACACTTGGAGCCTTAATTGCAATTGGTAATACCGCTGCTGTAGTTGGGTTCGGTGGCGTCGCGAAAGGCGTACCGGCATTTGATATGGCGGTTAGTGCAATGACAAACATTCCAGGAAGTCCATTAATTGGAGGCGCAATTGCAGTCAGTGTCATAGCGGGTATGACAGGATCAGCATCAGGTGGTCAGGCAATAGCGTTACCTATTTTAGCACCACATTACGTAGATATGGGTGTGAATCCAGAAGCATTACACAGAACAGTGGCCATCTCTTCTGGTGCACTCGATTCTTTACCACACAATGGATACGTCGTTACGACAGTACGTGCGATTTGTGGAGAAACACACCAAGCAGCCTATGGCGCAGTAGGGGCATTGACGGTTATTGTTCCGTTGCTCGGGCTTGCATTAGCCGTAATCTTATTCAGCTTTGGAATTGGGATTTAATGTGTAAGGAGGATACATCATGGTTCAAAATAGAGTTGTTTATATAACAGGTGCAGCAAGTGGAATTGGATACGAAATTGCACAATCATTTGCTGAAGAGGGAGCGAAAGTCGTATTAACAGATATGAATGAGGAAGGGGTATTGAAAGCTTCCAAAGAACTTGTTGATGCTGGATATGAAGCACTTGGATTAAAATGCGATGTTACCAAAGAGGATGAAGTGAAGGTGACAATCGAACAAACCGTTTCGCATTTCGGCAGCTTGGACATTTTGATTAATAACGCTGGACTTCAGCACATATCTGCAGTTGAGGAATTTCCTACAGAGAAATTTGAGTTACTAACGAAGGTTATGCTCGTTGCTCCATTTATCGCTACTAAACATGCTTTACCGTATATGAAAAAGCAAAAGTTTGGGCGGATTTTTAATATGTCGTCGATTAACGGGCTGGTCGGGTTTGCTGGGAAAGCAGCGTATAATAGTGCGAAGCATGGAGTCATAGGATTGACGAAGGTCACTGCGCTTGAAGCAGCTGAATACGGCGTAACTGTCAATGCAATATGTCCGGGATATATTGACACACCCCTCGTTCAAAACCAACTCGAAGATCTAGCAGAAAATCGTGGGGTTACGAAAGAGCAAGTAATGGAAGAAGTCATCTACCCACTCGTACCACAAAAACGATTGCTATCTGTAAAAGAAATTGCAGATTACACGCTATTTCTAGCAAGCGAAAAGGCGAATGGGGTTACAGGACAAGCCGTCGTGATCGATGGAGGATATACAGCTCAATAATATGAAAGGGGACACTTCGAGAACGAAGTGTCTCTTTTTTTAAATGAACTTTGTAGGCGTATTTTATTATTTTCCCCAAGTCGAGGCAAAAGTTCCCCAATTCGAAGGGAAAGTTCCACAAGACGAGAGGAAAGTTCCACAAGTCGAGGCGAATGTTCCACAAGACATGAGAAAAGTTCCCCAAGTGAGAGAAAAAGCTCTAAAAAAGAAGCTAAAACTACCCGCTCTCTTTCAATCAAACCTAC
This Pseudalkalibacillus berkeleyi DNA region includes the following protein-coding sequences:
- a CDS encoding GntP family permease — translated: MLSMIGLIGGLILLIVLTMRGMNLLIVGPLCALFVAVLSGIPLFPQLAGEGEANLVGNYMSGFSSFVAAWFLMFLLGAIFGKVMEDSGAADSVSKWVVEKLGMKQAVLAIVLACAFLTYGGVSLFVVAFSVYPMALSLFKQANLPRRFIPATLAFGSVTFTMTSAGSPEIQNWIPIEYLGTSPYAGWEVSLIVALFMAGFGYWWLRKMISKAVAKGEIFEAREDDPEVAEKELPHPVAGMIPLLVVLAISFIFHDSLEQSALIVALTGGIIATYILNKKYFTDFWEAMSGGTLGALIAIGNTAAVVGFGGVAKGVPAFDMAVSAMTNIPGSPLIGGAIAVSVIAGMTGSASGGQAIALPILAPHYVDMGVNPEALHRTVAISSGALDSLPHNGYVVTTVRAICGETHQAAYGAVGALTVIVPLLGLALAVILFSFGIGI
- a CDS encoding 3-hydroxybutyrate dehydrogenase encodes the protein MVQNRVVYITGAASGIGYEIAQSFAEEGAKVVLTDMNEEGVLKASKELVDAGYEALGLKCDVTKEDEVKVTIEQTVSHFGSLDILINNAGLQHISAVEEFPTEKFELLTKVMLVAPFIATKHALPYMKKQKFGRIFNMSSINGLVGFAGKAAYNSAKHGVIGLTKVTALEAAEYGVTVNAICPGYIDTPLVQNQLEDLAENRGVTKEQVMEEVIYPLVPQKRLLSVKEIADYTLFLASEKANGVTGQAVVIDGGYTAQ